A section of the Methanococcus voltae genome encodes:
- a CDS encoding glycosyltransferase, whose product MTNFKDKNLLVITRFYPDGENLIIGDSFVKGQVDELAKNFNKIYVVSPIPYVPAVSTLKNLKFLSPITNKLDIKPDLKNYKYKNVEVYYPKYLHLPISKFRNEMGDNQFKAIDKLLKNQNINFDLIHSQFIWGSGYTGSKLKEKYKKPLIITGHGFDVYDLPFRNDYWNSKIKSILEKADKIITVSEKNVEFISKLGFNAEMIPNGYNTLFKSFEKSQIEKLKDKLKIPKDEYIILTVGNLIEIKNQETLIKSLKLFKENQTKNFKCYIIGEGHLKEYLINLINKYDLNDNIKLLGKIPHDEIPNWMNCCDLFVLPSLNEGNPTVMFEILGCNKYMIGSNVGGIPNILYDEKYGKILKNPKDEAELFNLINETYLNKKLIDYIEISKYADSFSWETICGKILKEYADVIN is encoded by the coding sequence TTGACAAATTTTAAAGATAAAAATTTACTTGTGATTACTCGATTTTACCCTGATGGCGAAAATTTAATCATTGGCGATAGTTTTGTAAAGGGACAAGTGGACGAATTAGCAAAAAATTTTAATAAAATTTACGTAGTTTCTCCAATCCCCTACGTTCCGGCAGTATCTACTTTAAAAAATTTAAAATTTTTGAGTCCTATTACTAATAAATTAGACATAAAACCAGATTTAAAAAATTACAAATATAAAAATGTCGAAGTTTACTATCCTAAATATTTGCATCTCCCAATATCCAAATTTAGAAATGAAATGGGCGATAACCAATTTAAAGCAATTGATAAATTGTTAAAAAATCAAAATATCAATTTTGACCTAATTCACTCGCAATTTATTTGGGGTTCGGGATATACGGGCTCTAAATTAAAGGAAAAATACAAAAAACCGCTGATAATTACAGGTCATGGTTTTGACGTTTATGATTTACCTTTTAGAAATGATTACTGGAATTCTAAGATTAAAAGTATTTTAGAAAAAGCTGATAAAATAATTACAGTATCTGAAAAAAACGTTGAATTCATATCCAAATTGGGATTTAACGCAGAAATGATTCCAAATGGGTACAATACTTTGTTTAAAAGTTTTGAAAAGTCCCAAATTGAAAAACTCAAAGATAAATTAAAAATTCCGAAAGATGAATATATAATATTAACAGTGGGTAATTTAATAGAAATTAAAAACCAAGAAACACTTATAAAGTCGTTAAAACTCTTTAAAGAAAATCAAACGAAAAATTTTAAATGTTATATTATTGGGGAAGGTCATTTAAAAGAATATTTAATTAATTTGATTAATAAATATGATTTAAACGATAACATAAAACTTTTGGGTAAAATACCACACGATGAAATACCTAATTGGATGAATTGTTGTGATTTGTTTGTTTTACCGAGTTTAAATGAAGGAAATCCCACGGTAATGTTTGAAATTTTGGGCTGTAATAAATATATGATTGGCTCAAATGTTGGAGGAATTCCAAATATATTATACGACGAGAAATATGGGAAAATTTTAAAAAATCCTAAAGATGAAGCCGAATTATTTAATTTAATAAATGAAACATATCTTAATAAAAAATTAATTGATTATATTGAGATTTCAAAATATGCGGATAGTTTTTCTTGGGAAACAATATGTGGAAAAATATTAAAAGAATATGCTGATGTAATAAACTAA
- a CDS encoding asparagine synthase-related protein — MPELYLEYYKNKSLKNLKSVKTDEFKKYTPNFKFYVPHNSFEEITEDYSIFFYDFDWKVDSVIKNNINTNKPNSSDIKNPTQISILNGEILPAEKRFNPEDTENIDYGAFNIVNIDKNQNSITIYNDIFAMLPMYYYQDEDIFIIATKMKPILERLKAIDKTLIEDNTGKYLSASCGYFIGDYTFFKEIKYLKQGRKITIDLKSKEISFSRYYTYDYTKKYKKESMTEEKFAELFDIFDDSQKTLLSNYSKNTGLMISGGLDSRYILAQMHKLTIKPFLLNMGHENSAETKLAIKIANLSNNTNNLTINELTEDNIIKNAEEYYNINEGFENFECDYLLDFKDWAVNNNVRYLYNGYAGDAVLGGTFYTRRNFDIKSIFDQIVFLKDLIGEINTKEDCINLILKNLGISKEKILKEKYKDFKEINLRKIVENEINNIMDEITYENYLDVYLHFQYLTRVYRHVLNGCLATRSFSEFIHPFFAYRMFETALKVDDSLKTQHHMYKKYLIDRFPKYAGINKSGWGVDCYKSAKVCKFGEYYEAFKNKMINLANNKLEKPLIKMDTYYDATYWYYDSEEFRKFLEYDLQNGFMNKHINYIEKYYNIKYK, encoded by the coding sequence ATGCCCGAATTATATCTTGAATATTACAAAAATAAAAGCTTAAAAAACTTAAAAAGCGTAAAAACAGATGAATTTAAAAAATATACTCCCAATTTTAAATTTTACGTCCCACATAATTCTTTTGAAGAAATTACGGAAGATTATTCTATATTTTTCTATGATTTTGATTGGAAAGTTGATTCTGTAATTAAAAATAACATAAATACAAATAAACCTAACAGTAGCGATATTAAAAACCCGACACAGATTTCAATTTTAAATGGCGAAATATTACCTGCGGAAAAACGTTTTAATCCAGAAGATACGGAGAATATTGATTATGGGGCGTTCAATATAGTTAATATTGATAAAAATCAAAATTCTATAACTATTTACAATGATATCTTTGCAATGTTGCCAATGTATTATTATCAAGACGAGGATATTTTTATAATCGCAACAAAGATGAAACCAATTTTAGAACGTTTAAAAGCTATTGATAAGACATTAATCGAAGATAATACTGGAAAATATTTATCTGCATCTTGTGGTTATTTTATTGGCGATTATACGTTTTTTAAGGAAATAAAATATTTAAAACAAGGTAGAAAAATAACAATTGACTTAAAATCTAAGGAAATATCTTTTTCAAGGTATTACACTTATGATTATACAAAAAAATATAAAAAAGAGTCAATGACTGAAGAAAAATTCGCTGAATTATTTGATATATTTGACGATTCTCAAAAAACTCTATTAAGTAATTATTCAAAGAATACCGGACTTATGATTTCTGGCGGTTTAGATTCAAGATATATACTCGCACAAATGCATAAATTAACTATAAAACCATTTCTATTAAATATGGGTCATGAAAACAGTGCTGAAACAAAATTGGCAATTAAAATAGCAAATTTGTCAAATAATACTAATAATTTAACGATTAATGAATTAACCGAAGATAATATCATCAAAAATGCAGAAGAATATTATAATATCAATGAAGGATTTGAAAATTTTGAATGCGATTATTTGTTAGATTTTAAAGATTGGGCGGTAAATAACAATGTACGTTATTTGTATAATGGTTATGCTGGTGATGCAGTACTTGGCGGAACTTTTTATACAAGGCGTAATTTTGATATTAAAAGTATATTTGACCAAATAGTATTTCTGAAAGATTTAATTGGGGAGATAAATACAAAAGAGGATTGTATAAATTTAATTTTAAAAAATTTGGGAATTAGTAAAGAAAAAATTTTAAAGGAAAAATACAAAGATTTTAAAGAAATAAACTTAAGAAAAATCGTTGAAAATGAAATAAATAATATTATGGATGAAATAACTTATGAAAATTATTTGGATGTATATCTTCATTTTCAATATTTAACACGTGTTTATAGGCACGTTTTAAACGGATGTTTGGCAACGAGAAGCTTTTCAGAATTTATACACCCATTCTTTGCATACAGAATGTTTGAAACAGCCCTAAAGGTTGATGATAGTCTAAAGACACAACACCATATGTATAAGAAATATTTAATTGATAGATTCCCAAAATACGCAGGGATAAACAAATCCGGTTGGGGTGTTGATTGCTACAAGTCTGCAAAAGTTTGTAAATTTGGTGAGTATTACGAAGCTTTTAAAAATAAAATGATTAATTTGGCCAATAATAAACTTGAAAAGCCTTTAATAAAGATGGATACTTATTATGACGCTACATATTGGTATTATGATTCCGAAGAGTTTAGAAAATTCTTAGAATATGATTTGCAAAATGGATTTATGAATAAACATATCAATTATATTGAAAAATATTACAACATCAAATACAAATAA
- a CDS encoding D-glucuronyl C5-epimerase family protein yields the protein MIGPFPKIVPELDYTSDNLIDVYHNSLKKKVVSRLFHSLIIGDDGSIYMLSRKTGELHYQHLANMTLALVCYNDYLRTNDKKYLEGLYREFNKLMDCIEINETIDSDNNVKKIAGWKLGYGVHLKGYPEPKRSFSALSLGRALNLMIRYYQLKPSEDVENLIEYVLNSFETLSDDGGVLKEEKNTDGTINTWYLEYSYGKDSPVVYNGFLSALIGLYETSKYGPEAIREKAKVLFDKGFNTLLNNIDNIAYNGKHLQWLRYDNNLLFFADGDYVDIKLKQLNYLYEKTNNPKIKETIELWEKIRKDNKFRASIFEWVNYLYKKGIINLKS from the coding sequence ATGATAGGACCTTTTCCAAAAATAGTTCCCGAATTAGATTACACAAGTGATAATTTAATCGACGTTTACCATAATTCTTTAAAAAAGAAGGTAGTTTCAAGATTATTCCATAGTTTAATCATTGGTGATGACGGTAGTATATATATGCTAAGTCGAAAAACTGGTGAATTACACTATCAACATTTAGCAAATATGACTTTGGCATTGGTTTGTTATAACGATTATTTAAGAACCAACGATAAAAAATATTTGGAAGGTCTTTACAGGGAATTTAATAAATTAATGGATTGTATAGAGATAAATGAAACTATTGACTCGGATAACAATGTTAAAAAAATAGCAGGCTGGAAATTGGGTTATGGCGTTCATTTAAAAGGTTATCCAGAGCCTAAAAGGTCATTTTCTGCATTATCATTAGGTAGGGCTTTAAATTTAATGATTAGGTATTATCAACTTAAACCATCTGAAGATGTGGAAAATTTAATCGAGTATGTGTTAAATAGCTTTGAAACACTTTCTGATGATGGCGGAGTCTTAAAAGAAGAAAAAAATACTGACGGAACGATAAATACTTGGTATTTGGAATATTCTTACGGAAAAGACTCACCTGTAGTTTACAATGGCTTTTTAAGTGCTTTAATAGGACTTTATGAAACTTCTAAGTATGGTCCAGAAGCTATACGTGAAAAAGCGAAAGTTTTATTTGATAAGGGTTTTAATACCTTATTGAATAACATTGATAATATTGCGTACAATGGAAAACATTTACAATGGTTAAGGTACGATAATAATCTTCTTTTCTTTGCAGATGGTGATTATGTAGATATTAAGTTAAAACAACTTAATTATTTATATGAAAAAACAAATAATCCAAAAATAAAAGAAACAATTGAATTGTGGGAAAAAATTCGAAAAGATAATAAATTTAGAGCAAGTATATTTGAATGGGTAAATTACCTTTATAAAAAAGGTATAATAAATCTTAAATCTTAA
- the hisH gene encoding imidazole glycerol phosphate synthase subunit HisH, whose amino-acid sequence MTEISQTAESEKDITIVNYGLGNLKSVANIIKKMGGNPTISSSKEDIKNAKKLILPGVGAFDEGMNNLEKMDLINILDEKVLDEKVLTLGICLGMQLITKRSDEGQKEGLGWIDAETVSFSKAFNDNNTNNTNNTNNNNNNKNLKVPHMGWNYVNVEKETPLYNNMYENPRFYFVHSYYVKCNIKEDILTTTSYGIDFTSSINKNNLYATQFHPEKSHKFGMRLMENFINL is encoded by the coding sequence ATGACCGAGATTAGTCAGACTGCCGAGTCAGAAAAGGATATTACAATCGTAAATTACGGGTTAGGAAATTTAAAATCCGTTGCAAACATTATAAAAAAAATGGGCGGAAATCCAACGATTTCATCGAGTAAAGAGGATATAAAAAATGCAAAAAAGCTTATACTACCAGGAGTAGGTGCTTTTGACGAAGGAATGAATAATTTAGAAAAAATGGATTTAATAAATATTCTCGACGAAAAAGTGCTCGACGAAAAAGTGCTTACGTTGGGCATATGCTTGGGAATGCAGTTAATAACAAAAAGAAGTGATGAAGGTCAAAAGGAAGGTTTGGGTTGGATAGATGCAGAAACAGTATCTTTTTCAAAAGCTTTTAATGATAATAATACTAATAATACTAATAATACTAATAATAATAATAATAATAAAAATTTAAAAGTGCCACATATGGGTTGGAATTACGTAAACGTGGAGAAAGAAACACCCTTATATAACAATATGTATGAAAATCCCAGATTTTACTTTGTACACTCATACTATGTAAAATGTAATATTAAAGAGGATATATTAACTACTACAAGTTATGGGATTGATTTTACATCCTCAATAAATAAAAATAACCTTTATGCAACTCAATTTCACCCTGAAAAGAGTCATAAATTTGGTATGAGGTTAATGGAGAATTTTATAAATTTATAA
- a CDS encoding N-acetyl sugar amidotransferase, with product MNNEYRICKRCVMDTTDENITFDENGYCNHCTKVLKNLNSYPFNLNDQEKETELKKLVDKIKADGKGKKYDCIIGVSGGADSTYVAYLVKKLGLRPLAVHVDNGWNSDLSVKNIENTLNKLGIELYTHVLDWDEFRDLQLSYIKSSTPDLEVPTDHAIYAVMFKIASKNNIKYILSGYNYKTESILPPTWSNGGHDWKYISYIQKTFGTRKLKNYPHRSLIDIGIQEFILKIKRINILDYVDYNKKDATEIVSTELGWKPYPVKHGESVYTKFIQSYILPVKFGYDKRKSYMSALICSGQLTRDEALEELKKDIYTPQELNETIEYVCDKLEITKDDFEKYMKLPNKTYFDYPSYDTNPILVKMKKVYHNLNNTKYFRLDE from the coding sequence ATGAATAATGAATATAGAATTTGTAAAAGGTGTGTGATGGATACCACTGACGAAAATATCACATTTGACGAAAATGGGTATTGTAATCATTGTACAAAAGTTTTAAAAAACCTGAATAGCTATCCGTTTAATTTAAATGACCAAGAAAAAGAAACTGAATTAAAAAAACTCGTGGATAAAATAAAAGCAGACGGAAAAGGTAAAAAATACGACTGTATTATTGGCGTAAGTGGTGGTGCAGATAGTACTTATGTGGCTTATCTCGTAAAAAAATTAGGGTTAAGACCATTAGCTGTACACGTAGATAACGGCTGGAATTCCGATTTATCTGTTAAAAACATTGAAAATACATTAAATAAATTGGGCATTGAATTATACACACACGTTTTAGATTGGGACGAATTTAGGGACTTGCAATTATCTTATATAAAGTCATCAACGCCAGATTTGGAAGTACCAACTGACCACGCCATATATGCAGTAATGTTTAAGATAGCCTCAAAGAACAACATTAAATATATATTAAGTGGTTATAATTATAAAACCGAGTCTATTTTACCACCCACTTGGTCAAACGGTGGACACGATTGGAAATATATCAGTTATATCCAAAAAACTTTCGGTACACGGAAATTAAAGAATTATCCTCATCGTTCATTAATTGATATCGGAATTCAAGAGTTCATATTAAAAATTAAGCGGATTAATATATTAGATTACGTAGATTACAATAAAAAAGATGCAACTGAAATTGTAAGCACAGAATTAGGCTGGAAACCTTACCCTGTAAAGCACGGTGAGTCAGTTTATACAAAATTCATTCAATCATATATTTTACCGGTTAAATTCGGTTATGATAAGAGAAAATCGTATATGTCTGCGTTAATATGTTCAGGACAGCTTACAAGGGACGAAGCACTCGAAGAATTGAAAAAAGATATATACACGCCTCAGGAATTGAATGAAACAATTGAATATGTATGTGATAAATTAGAAATTACAAAAGATGATTTTGAAAAATATATGAAATTACCTAATAAAACGTACTTTGATTACCCCTCATACGATACAAATCCCATATTAGTTAAAATGAAGAAAGTATATCATAATTTAAACAATACTAAATACTTTAGATTAGATGAATAA
- a CDS encoding radical SAM/SPASM domain-containing protein, with protein sequence MSKLKSKLKTMLSLFCFNFRISKLPYMPKVAIVELTNDCNYRCKFCPMNSENETIRRKVVREKTYMSFEDFKDIVDKYGHLIDDLGLASHGESLLHPEFEKFVKYLCEKGIDWNITTNGSLLDEKMAKTFIKYPPTQIILSLYSLNSERYEKLCVNGKLEVVLKNINYFLENRDKKTKVVIRTINMPQLQGEIEKFKSYFDKYDNIEYLFGVLNTWAGRVDISKYDSNLKNHKISNENNYCLQPWQHVIINSDTGVYLCNNDDDTPMGYLNKTDLKKIWNSKEYIQVRKNILNGRLTDNNQCRECDTYIPTAKCEAPSPLFMINRSFLRRVATFVGLKKNHDWTTDKK encoded by the coding sequence ATGTCTAAATTAAAGTCAAAATTAAAAACAATGCTTTCACTATTCTGTTTTAACTTTAGAATTTCAAAGCTTCCGTATATGCCAAAAGTAGCTATAGTAGAGCTTACAAACGACTGCAATTATCGATGTAAATTTTGTCCTATGAATTCAGAAAATGAAACAATTAGGCGAAAAGTTGTGCGTGAGAAAACCTATATGTCTTTTGAAGATTTTAAGGATATTGTGGATAAATACGGTCATTTAATAGATGATTTAGGTCTTGCAAGTCATGGAGAATCACTTTTGCATCCAGAATTTGAAAAATTCGTTAAATACTTATGTGAAAAAGGAATCGATTGGAATATAACTACAAATGGCTCATTATTGGATGAGAAAATGGCGAAAACCTTTATAAAGTATCCTCCAACACAGATAATATTAAGTCTTTATAGTTTAAACTCTGAAAGATATGAAAAATTATGTGTAAATGGTAAATTGGAAGTAGTTTTAAAAAATATCAATTATTTCTTAGAAAATAGGGATAAAAAAACAAAAGTAGTAATCAGAACAATAAATATGCCCCAATTACAGGGCGAAATTGAAAAATTCAAGAGTTATTTTGATAAATATGACAATATCGAGTACCTTTTTGGTGTACTAAACACCTGGGCTGGTAGAGTAGATATTTCGAAGTACGATTCAAATTTAAAAAATCATAAAATTTCAAATGAAAATAATTACTGTTTACAGCCTTGGCAACACGTAATTATAAATTCCGATACCGGTGTTTATTTGTGTAATAACGATGATGACACGCCAATGGGTTATTTGAATAAAACAGACCTTAAAAAAATCTGGAATTCCAAAGAATACATTCAAGTACGTAAAAATATATTAAATGGAAGGTTAACAGACAACAATCAATGTAGAGAATGCGATACTTATATACCAACCGCAAAATGTGAAGCACCTTCTCCATTATTTATGATTAACCGTAGTTTTTTAAGACGAGTTGCTACATTTGTAGGCCTTAAAAAGAATCACGACTGGACTACAGATAAAAAATAA
- a CDS encoding AglZ/HisF2 family acetamidino modification protein, whose translation MNNLRPRIIPTLLMENNRLVKTVKFKNPNYIGDPINAVKIFNDKEVDELIFLDIGCSKKHTSINYNLLDKIASQSFMPLCYGGGIKTFEEASKIFELGFEKISLNSVLFEKPSLLTELSQSYGSQSIVASVDVKKNLFGKLKVYNGSKNNSINDKILDYVKNLENLGAGELLINSVDLEGTYKGYNLSLINELSNALTIPLIALGGASSTKDFKDALQAGASACAAGSLFVYYGVNKAVLINYPTDFINEL comes from the coding sequence ATGAACAATTTAAGACCTCGTATAATACCTACTTTGTTAATGGAAAATAATAGGCTCGTTAAAACTGTAAAATTCAAAAATCCTAATTATATTGGCGACCCTATAAATGCAGTAAAGATATTTAATGATAAAGAGGTCGATGAGTTAATATTTTTAGATATTGGGTGTAGCAAAAAACACACTTCAATAAATTACAATTTGCTCGATAAAATTGCATCTCAAAGTTTTATGCCACTTTGCTACGGGGGCGGTATCAAAACTTTTGAAGAAGCAAGCAAGATTTTTGAGTTGGGTTTTGAAAAGATTTCACTAAACAGCGTTTTATTTGAAAAACCAAGCCTTTTAACTGAACTGTCTCAATCATACGGTTCTCAAAGTATTGTGGCATCTGTAGATGTGAAAAAAAACTTATTTGGTAAGTTAAAAGTATACAACGGTTCAAAAAATAATTCTATAAATGATAAAATCTTAGATTATGTGAAAAACCTTGAAAATTTAGGTGCTGGGGAATTGCTTATTAATTCTGTCGATTTGGAAGGTACTTATAAAGGATATAACTTAAGTTTAATCAATGAATTATCAAACGCACTGACTATACCATTAATAGCACTCGGCGGTGCAAGTAGTACCAAAGATTTTAAGGACGCACTACAAGCAGGGGCTTCAGCGTGTGCCGCAGGTAGTTTATTTGTATATTATGGAGTCAATAAAGCCGTACTTATTAATTATCCTACGGATTTTATAAATGAATTATAA
- a CDS encoding class I SAM-dependent methyltransferase, with protein MANDLISKYKHDYLINACKGKKVLHIGASDYPYHEERVKKGTLLHQKLNKVAEVIGLDISRDAIQILRENDVNNVYYGDIVENEYDEHIIIQKFDIIVFPDVIEHLSKPGQALENLTQFCNPNTRIIITAPNAWSILELKNHFKNEESVHPDHCFWTSAKTLTKLCEFSGYNVKKITYTNSGASTDKLTFKGKLFRNIVDNFPHMRNVLILEISPK; from the coding sequence ATGGCAAATGATTTAATATCAAAGTATAAACACGATTATTTAATAAATGCGTGCAAGGGTAAAAAGGTATTGCATATCGGAGCAAGTGATTACCCTTACCACGAAGAAAGAGTAAAAAAAGGTACATTACTTCACCAAAAATTGAATAAAGTTGCGGAAGTAATTGGTTTAGATATAAGTAGAGATGCCATACAAATATTACGTGAAAATGATGTAAATAACGTTTATTACGGCGATATTGTAGAAAATGAATACGATGAACACATTATTATTCAGAAATTCGATATAATCGTATTCCCTGACGTGATAGAACATTTATCTAAGCCTGGGCAAGCTCTTGAAAACTTAACTCAATTTTGTAATCCCAACACAAGAATAATAATAACTGCACCAAATGCTTGGTCGATTTTGGAGTTAAAAAACCATTTTAAGAACGAAGAAAGCGTTCACCCAGACCATTGTTTTTGGACTTCTGCAAAGACACTTACGAAATTATGCGAGTTTTCTGGCTACAATGTTAAAAAAATTACATATACTAATTCGGGAGCAAGTACTGATAAATTAACTTTTAAAGGAAAACTGTTCAGAAATATTGTAGATAACTTCCCACATATGCGAAATGTTTTAATTTTGGAAATAAGTCCTAAATAA
- a CDS encoding radical SAM/SPASM domain-containing protein, protein MGTLIRKIYNRKVDLTLGKCAYDVLLPVLNNKKPKKPLFIKIETVNYCNSQCKYCPHPTMTREKGLIDDELFKKVVKELVNWGVKAVHLTNFGETLLDPKIAERIDYIKELDDEIYITIISNGFALSDKNIDKLLNSKLDELQISFDGFSKEHYEFYRTPFKYENIKEKIIKTVSERNKRNSKMVIKLNTIYDPEEISEQKLKEFTDSWNSVNGINIQKLHNWSSEEANNNVNGCIDVYQYMTILRNGDVVPCCLDFDGKIKLGNCNENTIQEIWENKKYKNFRNLVSKDIKSIDLCKNCMMAKNKERPYYALIQCRL, encoded by the coding sequence ATGGGAACTTTAATCCGAAAAATATACAATCGAAAAGTAGATTTAACACTGGGAAAATGTGCATACGATGTCTTATTGCCTGTACTAAATAATAAAAAGCCCAAAAAACCGCTATTCATAAAAATCGAAACTGTAAATTATTGTAATTCGCAGTGTAAATATTGCCCTCATCCTACGATGACTCGTGAAAAAGGATTAATCGACGACGAATTATTTAAAAAAGTTGTAAAAGAGCTTGTAAACTGGGGAGTTAAGGCAGTACACTTAACTAACTTTGGAGAAACCCTCCTCGACCCAAAAATCGCCGAAAGAATTGATTATATTAAGGAATTGGATGATGAAATATATATTACAATAATTTCAAACGGTTTTGCACTTTCTGATAAAAATATCGATAAGTTATTAAATTCGAAATTGGACGAATTACAAATTTCTTTCGATGGATTTTCAAAAGAACATTATGAATTTTACAGAACTCCTTTCAAATATGAAAATATTAAAGAAAAGATAATTAAAACAGTTTCTGAGCGAAATAAAAGAAATTCAAAAATGGTTATCAAATTAAATACAATTTATGACCCTGAGGAAATATCTGAACAGAAATTAAAAGAATTTACGGACAGTTGGAATTCTGTAAATGGAATAAATATTCAAAAATTACATAATTGGTCATCTGAAGAAGCTAACAACAATGTAAATGGTTGCATAGACGTTTATCAATATATGACTATTTTAAGAAATGGTGATGTAGTACCTTGTTGTTTGGATTTTGATGGCAAAATAAAACTTGGAAATTGTAATGAAAACACTATACAAGAGATATGGGAAAATAAGAAGTATAAAAACTTTAGAAATTTAGTATCTAAAGATATAAAGAGTATTGACCTCTGTAAAAATTGTATGATGGCAAAGAATAAAGAAAGACCTTATTATGCCCTTATTCAGTGCAGGCTTTAA
- a CDS encoding NAD-dependent epimerase/dehydratase family protein: MITGGAGFIGSHIVEEILKNCPECDISILDNLSSGNINNLKDLEKLSNNNSNKDNKDNKDNNDNNCNDKRNSKVNFIKNSILDENLDKIFSEKEYSTVFHTAAQISVSNSLKNPLNDANINIIGILNLLEAMRKNDVNKIVFSSSCAIYGNPQYLPIDENHPLKALSPYGLSKITGEEYIKLYSELYGIDYTILRYANVYGERQDPYGEAGVISIFIDNMLNNKISKIYGNGEQTRDFVNVKDVAKANLMAVNWKNQILNVGTGSKTTINELYAIISNILEYGDSPEYCSEREGDIIDSYVNIDKIKSLGWNPSITLKEGLKNTVESFKK; this comes from the coding sequence ATGATAACAGGTGGTGCAGGATTTATTGGTAGCCATATTGTCGAGGAAATACTCAAAAATTGCCCCGAATGTGATATATCAATTTTGGATAATTTAAGCTCTGGAAATATAAATAATTTAAAAGATTTGGAAAAATTAAGCAATAATAATAGTAATAAGGATAATAAGGATAATAAGGATAATAATGATAACAATTGTAATGATAAACGCAATTCAAAAGTAAATTTCATAAAAAACAGCATATTAGATGAAAATTTAGATAAAATATTTTCTGAAAAAGAATATAGTACTGTTTTTCATACTGCTGCCCAAATTAGCGTAAGTAATTCACTTAAAAATCCATTAAACGACGCCAATATAAATATTATTGGTATTTTAAACTTATTGGAAGCAATGCGAAAAAATGATGTTAATAAAATAGTATTTTCATCTTCCTGTGCAATTTACGGAAATCCACAATATTTACCAATAGATGAAAATCATCCATTAAAAGCACTATCGCCCTATGGATTAAGCAAAATAACTGGGGAAGAATATATTAAGCTTTATAGCGAACTTTACGGGATTGATTATACAATATTACGATACGCTAATGTCTATGGAGAAAGACAAGACCCTTATGGCGAAGCTGGGGTAATTAGCATATTTATAGACAATATGCTAAACAACAAGATTTCCAAGATATATGGCAATGGTGAACAGACCAGAGACTTTGTAAATGTTAAAGACGTTGCAAAAGCAAATTTAATGGCTGTTAATTGGAAAAATCAGATTCTTAATGTAGGTACGGGCTCTAAAACCACCATTAATGAATTATACGCAATTATTTCCAATATTTTGGAATACGGAGACTCTCCAGAATACTGTTCTGAACGAGAAGGCGATATAATAGATAGCTACGTAAATATTGATAAAATCAAAAGTTTAGGTTGGAATCCATCTATTACCTTAAAAGAAGGTCTTAAAAATACTGTAGAAAGTTTTAAAAAATAG